One genomic segment of Vibrio penaeicida includes these proteins:
- a CDS encoding NPCBM/NEW2 domain-containing protein: MKPLILSRWRATSKRLLSKYTHPLAYFALSVSLCSGASNAAQGPGLGNVTFSSSELFTQISTPSVDDTTNILPPDYPGRKHFGVNVMTMLNGYMIGVFAPDSGGGPGGWIALDVSNPRSIQLVKRVYEPDTSNAHRTGDGLRTADFREPHSFGLSENNLIAIQTGRGIEIWDWSDVNNPIQRSKLAISGVNFGDYNNVSWQLFWQAPYLYVSRGNAGLTIVNTSNVDNPTVVKTIPTNQLGNFNVGPVFAVGNEMFLSSMETTNGFSILNIDDPENPTLVKTHSRLPEKYYASCWDGKRAYFGARSAGDNLRIYDTTTDPISLLSESESGFVNLYCNLQDDRLMLGNQDDISVLNVSDINNISTIGTGSLDAIGSDTDHGQVFAFGNMIWVGNDHGSGSGLIAQQTNQDTVPPQIVRSMPASESTQVPVTTRIGLALSDSVLMESVNATTFKINKLGDNTPIQGIYSVNLGFVHFTPSQNLSTNQIYVVTIDGIQDFAENGMPYKQYLFSTGNIASHNATVSIPSTTQVGQSISVSASASPIDGGALEYSWSFGDGTPSTPFSSNSAASHVYSSLGHWSPIVTVRESNFSSTKSGLITAYHPTTSTPPSTASTIAKSGSRAFVVNEDNDTVTALSTNSPFNKLWETPVGDRPRTLAIAPNGDVWAVNQHSDSITVLSTQGSKIRDIALPRASQPYGIAFTPDNSAALVTLQASGQLLKLNPSTGAQVGSVTIGHSARGLAISADSDTAYVTRFISPQQQAEVVEVSINNLSVGQVISLVKDTTTIDGPDRSRGIPNYLNGITISPDGLRAWVPSNKANVDRGPFNESDENKTLTFETTIRAIVSQIDLNTNQELPNVQLDIDNRAQPKAIAFSALGDYAYIAVEGQNSVEIRDAYNLNRVNELANSGQAPIGLIKSGDHLFVHGFLSRSVVVYNVSNFESQQGDITRVAEVATVSNEALHPRVLAGKKIFHNAADARMTQDGYLSCASCHTGGDSDGRVWDFTDRGEGLRNTIPLLGRTGLGNGRVHWTANFDEIHDFENDIRFAFGGRGFIDDALFDDVKDPLGSPKAGKSDDLDNLSFYVSSLARFPQSPHRDANGNLTPQAQAGKQLFVDKGCAACHSGVYLTDMLRHDVGTIQASSGQGISQPLAGVGFDTPTLIGLWDSAPYFHNGQAATLNDVLQIGSQHSISNSAERAQLVAYLNQIEYEGPPIVVPEPPPAPKYDYLSDLSETSSDNAWGPFEKDRSNGESGSNDGGPIRLAGTTYSKGLGVHAYSEIIYDLTQKEYDQFSAFIGVDDEVGNRGSVVFEVYLDDVLSFQSGVLTGSSATDAVILPISATHSVLKLVVKDGGNGVGHDHADWADAKLREKGNAPSEIGLYYGEVAGNINTSTENPKTRLTTSLSETEDSIDGNTTEIYTGYIFDADGNISFKEYIDDKTRLWIDGTLVLSSDNWNDEVATGNLNLSAGWHAFELRISNGNGGSGPTSGIGFAFDPDGGTNWSHPEDPGDGSLFRTQDPTPSFQAGLYYGTVSGNINTNAANPKTSVTSTLSETEDSIAGNTTEIYTGYIFDADGNLSFKEYIDDKTRLWIDGTLVLSSDNWNDEVATGNLNLSAGWHAFELRISNGNGGSGPTSGIGFAFDPDGGTNWQHPQDPGDGSLFRTEQSIPATPTYVYVSDLAETSSSNGWGNMEKDRSNGEQGDSDGNTITIAGQSYSKGLGVHANSVITYQIPAGTYNQFSANIGVDDEVGNQGSVVFQVEVDGVQMFQSATLMGSSGAEQVNVSIPSNATSLTLKVNGAGDGIGHDHADWANARLRLSN; encoded by the coding sequence ATGAAACCTTTGATTTTGAGCCGCTGGCGTGCCACATCCAAGCGGCTACTTAGCAAATACACACACCCTCTAGCGTATTTCGCCCTTTCGGTGTCTTTATGTTCAGGGGCATCGAACGCGGCACAAGGCCCGGGGCTGGGTAATGTGACGTTTTCTTCAAGTGAATTGTTCACCCAGATTTCAACGCCATCAGTCGATGACACCACCAACATTCTCCCTCCTGATTACCCAGGTAGAAAACACTTTGGTGTCAATGTCATGACCATGTTGAATGGGTATATGATTGGCGTTTTTGCCCCCGACAGCGGAGGTGGACCAGGAGGTTGGATAGCACTGGATGTCTCCAACCCAAGAAGCATTCAATTGGTGAAAAGGGTTTACGAACCCGATACGAGCAATGCGCACCGAACCGGAGACGGCTTACGAACCGCCGACTTCCGAGAACCCCATTCTTTCGGTTTAAGTGAAAACAACCTGATCGCCATTCAAACCGGTCGAGGAATCGAAATTTGGGATTGGAGTGACGTCAATAACCCGATTCAACGAAGCAAACTCGCCATCTCGGGAGTGAACTTTGGCGATTACAATAACGTCTCTTGGCAACTCTTTTGGCAAGCCCCTTACCTGTATGTTTCAAGAGGAAATGCTGGGCTAACCATCGTAAATACATCGAACGTGGATAATCCCACCGTCGTTAAAACCATTCCGACCAATCAGCTAGGTAACTTCAATGTAGGTCCAGTATTTGCGGTAGGGAATGAAATGTTCCTATCAAGCATGGAAACCACCAATGGATTCTCCATTCTCAACATAGACGATCCTGAAAATCCCACCTTAGTGAAAACACATTCACGCCTTCCAGAAAAATACTATGCATCTTGCTGGGATGGAAAGCGTGCCTATTTTGGCGCAAGAAGTGCAGGTGACAATCTTAGGATTTATGACACCACGACCGACCCAATTTCACTGCTCAGTGAATCGGAAAGTGGCTTTGTAAACCTTTACTGTAATCTTCAAGATGATCGTTTAATGCTGGGTAACCAAGACGATATCTCTGTATTGAATGTCTCCGATATCAATAACATTTCGACCATTGGGACTGGCTCGTTGGATGCGATAGGCTCGGATACTGATCACGGCCAGGTATTTGCTTTCGGTAATATGATTTGGGTTGGGAATGACCACGGGAGCGGCAGTGGCCTGATTGCCCAACAAACCAATCAAGATACTGTGCCTCCTCAAATTGTCAGATCCATGCCAGCCAGTGAATCGACTCAGGTTCCAGTCACCACTCGAATTGGTTTGGCGCTATCCGACAGCGTATTGATGGAGTCCGTTAACGCAACAACGTTTAAAATCAATAAGCTTGGTGACAATACCCCGATTCAAGGTATTTACAGTGTAAACTTGGGATTCGTTCATTTCACACCCTCCCAAAACCTCAGCACCAACCAAATCTATGTGGTGACCATCGATGGTATTCAAGACTTCGCTGAAAACGGCATGCCGTATAAGCAATACCTCTTTTCAACGGGTAATATTGCCTCTCACAACGCCACCGTTTCCATTCCGTCAACCACGCAAGTGGGGCAAAGTATCAGCGTGAGTGCATCGGCCAGCCCGATTGATGGTGGCGCTTTGGAATATTCGTGGAGTTTCGGAGATGGCACCCCCTCTACTCCGTTTTCTTCAAACTCCGCGGCAAGCCACGTATATTCATCACTGGGTCATTGGTCCCCAATTGTTACCGTGCGGGAGTCTAACTTCAGTTCCACAAAATCTGGGCTCATCACCGCTTACCACCCGACGACATCAACACCTCCTTCAACGGCGTCAACCATTGCCAAATCTGGCAGTCGTGCTTTTGTAGTGAATGAGGACAACGACACCGTCACTGCACTATCGACAAACAGCCCTTTCAATAAGCTTTGGGAAACCCCTGTAGGCGATCGCCCCAGAACCCTAGCCATTGCGCCCAATGGTGATGTATGGGCTGTCAACCAACACAGTGACTCGATTACCGTCTTATCCACTCAAGGTTCTAAGATCAGGGACATCGCCTTGCCTAGAGCCTCTCAGCCCTATGGCATAGCTTTTACCCCCGATAACAGTGCTGCACTCGTTACCCTTCAAGCCAGCGGTCAGTTACTCAAACTCAACCCCAGTACAGGGGCACAAGTTGGGTCGGTCACCATTGGTCACTCTGCACGAGGGCTCGCGATAAGTGCAGATTCCGATACGGCGTACGTCACTCGATTTATTTCGCCGCAACAACAAGCGGAAGTGGTTGAAGTTAGTATCAACAATTTATCGGTTGGTCAGGTGATATCACTGGTAAAAGACACCACGACAATTGATGGCCCCGACAGAAGCCGAGGTATACCCAACTACCTCAATGGAATCACCATTTCGCCTGATGGTCTGAGGGCGTGGGTTCCATCCAACAAAGCCAATGTGGATCGTGGTCCATTCAACGAAAGCGATGAAAACAAAACACTCACCTTTGAAACCACCATTCGTGCCATTGTTTCTCAAATCGACTTGAACACGAATCAAGAATTGCCCAATGTGCAGCTCGATATCGATAACCGCGCGCAACCTAAAGCCATCGCTTTTAGCGCCTTAGGTGATTACGCCTACATCGCCGTGGAAGGGCAAAACAGCGTTGAAATTCGCGATGCGTACAACTTAAACCGTGTCAATGAACTGGCAAACAGCGGTCAAGCCCCAATCGGATTGATTAAATCTGGGGATCATCTGTTTGTTCATGGGTTCTTATCGCGCTCTGTGGTGGTGTACAACGTCAGCAACTTCGAAAGCCAGCAAGGCGACATTACCCGTGTAGCGGAAGTGGCAACGGTTAGCAACGAAGCGCTTCACCCAAGAGTGTTGGCGGGTAAGAAAATCTTCCACAACGCTGCCGATGCTCGAATGACCCAAGATGGGTACCTTTCCTGTGCCAGTTGCCATACCGGAGGCGATTCCGATGGTCGAGTTTGGGACTTTACCGATCGCGGTGAAGGGCTGCGCAATACCATTCCATTACTTGGACGAACAGGCCTTGGAAATGGTCGAGTACACTGGACGGCGAATTTTGACGAAATCCACGATTTTGAAAATGACATTCGCTTCGCGTTTGGCGGACGAGGGTTTATCGACGACGCGTTATTCGATGACGTGAAAGATCCTCTGGGTTCACCTAAAGCTGGAAAAAGTGATGACCTAGATAACCTGTCATTTTATGTCTCCAGTCTTGCTCGTTTCCCTCAGAGCCCCCATCGAGACGCTAATGGAAATTTAACGCCTCAAGCACAAGCGGGTAAGCAGCTCTTTGTCGATAAAGGCTGCGCTGCCTGTCACTCTGGCGTCTATTTAACGGACATGCTTCGACACGATGTAGGCACCATTCAAGCGTCGTCTGGCCAAGGAATTTCACAGCCTCTAGCTGGTGTGGGTTTTGATACACCAACGCTTATCGGGTTGTGGGACTCCGCGCCTTATTTCCACAATGGGCAAGCTGCTACGTTAAATGATGTGCTGCAAATCGGTAGCCAACACTCAATATCGAACTCGGCTGAGCGCGCCCAACTTGTGGCATACCTCAACCAAATTGAATACGAAGGCCCACCTATCGTGGTCCCAGAGCCGCCACCAGCTCCGAAATACGATTACTTGAGCGACTTATCTGAAACCAGTTCAGATAACGCGTGGGGGCCGTTTGAAAAAGACCGAAGTAATGGCGAATCCGGCAGTAATGATGGCGGTCCGATACGCCTTGCTGGCACAACGTATTCAAAAGGTTTAGGGGTACACGCGTACTCAGAAATCATCTATGACTTAACACAAAAAGAGTACGACCAGTTTTCGGCATTCATCGGCGTTGATGATGAAGTCGGCAACCGTGGTTCTGTTGTATTCGAAGTCTACTTAGATGATGTACTCAGCTTCCAAAGTGGCGTATTAACGGGCAGTAGCGCAACCGATGCCGTCATCCTTCCTATTTCAGCCACACACAGTGTGCTCAAATTGGTGGTCAAAGATGGAGGTAACGGTGTTGGTCACGATCACGCCGACTGGGCAGACGCCAAGCTTCGTGAAAAAGGCAACGCGCCTTCTGAAATTGGGCTGTACTACGGCGAAGTGGCTGGCAACATCAATACGTCTACTGAAAACCCAAAAACGCGGCTTACAACGTCTTTGAGTGAAACGGAGGACTCCATTGATGGCAATACCACAGAAATCTACACAGGCTACATTTTTGATGCCGACGGAAACATATCGTTCAAAGAATACATCGACGATAAAACCCGTCTGTGGATCGATGGAACCTTAGTTTTGAGCAGCGACAATTGGAACGATGAAGTCGCCACTGGCAATCTAAATTTGTCTGCTGGATGGCATGCTTTTGAACTGCGGATCAGCAACGGTAATGGTGGCAGCGGTCCAACCTCAGGAATTGGGTTTGCGTTTGACCCAGACGGTGGAACCAACTGGAGTCACCCTGAAGATCCGGGTGACGGTAGCTTATTCCGCACTCAAGACCCTACGCCAAGCTTCCAAGCGGGTCTTTACTACGGAACCGTGAGTGGCAACATCAATACCAATGCTGCCAACCCCAAAACCAGTGTGACCTCTACCCTGAGTGAAACCGAGGATTCCATCGCAGGGAACACCACCGAGATTTACACAGGCTATATTTTTGATGCCGATGGCAACCTTTCGTTTAAGGAATACATCGATGACAAAACTCGCCTTTGGATAGATGGCACCTTGGTGTTGAGTAGCGACAATTGGAACGATGAAGTCGCCACTGGCAATCTCAACCTGTCTGCTGGGTGGCATGCTTTTGAACTTCGGATCAGCAACGGCAATGGTGGCAGCGGTCCGACTTCGGGCATCGGGTTTGCATTCGATCCTGACGGTGGCACCAATTGGCAACACCCCCAAGATCCCGGTGATGGAAGCTTATTCCGTACAGAGCAGTCAATTCCAGCTACCCCAACCTATGTATACGTAAGCGATTTAGCAGAAACGTCTTCGAGTAACGGATGGGGAAACATGGAAAAAGATCGCTCTAATGGTGAACAAGGCGATTCCGATGGCAACACCATCACCATTGCGGGTCAGTCCTATAGCAAAGGGCTTGGCGTTCATGCTAACTCCGTTATCACGTATCAGATCCCGGCTGGTACCTACAATCAATTCAGCGCCAATATTGGCGTAGATGATGAAGTCGGCAATCAAGGATCGGTTGTTTTTCAAGTAGAGGTTGATGGCGTACAGATGTTCCAAAGCGCCACACTGATGGGAAGCAGCGGTGCAGAACAGGTCAATGTATCGATACCTTCTAACGCCACCTCACTCACCCTAAAAGTGAACGGAGCCGGTGATGGAATTGGTCACGACCACGCAGATTGGGCAAATGCTCGTCTCCGGTTATCCAACTAA